In Bacillus rossius redtenbacheri isolate Brsri chromosome 15, Brsri_v3, whole genome shotgun sequence, one genomic interval encodes:
- the LOC134539212 gene encoding clavesin-1-like: MGRDDEFFPPGDDGYECGLDEATKAVALAELREDEATRSRAIGQLREWVLAHPAIRRCRTDSVFLLRFLRSKKFSVPLAQEMLERYLTVRQLYPLWFRGLSADEPVVREILLAGYLVPLPERDDLGRRVVLRRAASIDPSRHTSAHVARVHALAMECLLEEEASQVRGFVQLNDESGLSARHLSMWSLADIARMTKCFQKSFPIRHKSSKFLCLPHYASKIMEFFISLLSEKMRSRIEILPNMEDLRKVINPKILPKEYGGEVPLDQMINVFLARLEAGRDALRSLDDTDIDLDRRSPAAADLEGELAGVAGSFRRLEVD; this comes from the exons ATGGGGCGCGACGACGAGTTCTTCCCGCCGGGCGACGACGGCTACGAGTGCGGCCTGGACGAGGCGACCAAGGCCGTCGCTCTGGCCGAACTGCGAGAAGACGAGGCCACGCGTTCCCGCGCGATCGGCCAGCTGCGAGAGTGGGTCCTTGCGCACCCGGCGATACGCAGGTGCCGCACAG ACTCCGTGTTCCTGCTGCGGTTCCTGCGCTCCAAGAAGTTCAGCGTGCCGCTGGCCCAGGAGATGCTGGAGCGCTACCTCACGGTGAGGCAGCTCTACCCGCTCTGGTTCCGGGGACTCAGCGCGGACGAGCCCGTCGTGCGGGAGATACTGCTGGCCGG GTACCTGGTGCCCCTCCCGGAGCGAGACGACCTCGGACGCAGGGTGGTCCTAAGACGCGCAG CGAGCATAGACCCCAGCAGGCACACCTCGGCACACGTGGCCCGGGTCCACGCCCTCGCCATGGAGTGTCTGCTGGAGGAGGAGGCCAGCCAGGTGAGGGGCTTCGTGCAGCTCAACGACGAGTCGGGGCTCAGCGCGCGCCACCTCTCCATGTGGTCGCTCGCCGACATCGCCCGCATGACCAAGTGCTTCCAG AAATCTTTTCCCATAAGACATAAATCTTCCAAGTTTTTGTGTCTTCCTCATTACGCCAGTAAAATCATGGAGTTTTTCATCTCGCTGCTAAGCGAGAAAATGAGATCAAGGATTGAG ATTTTACCAAATATGGAAGATCTTCGTAAAGTAATAAACCCTAAGATCCTTCCAAAAGAATATGGCGGCGAAGTGCCGCTGGATCAAATGATAA ACGTGTTCCTGGCGAGGCTGGAGGCTGGGAGAGACGCGCTGCGCTCGCTGGACGACACGGACATAGACCTGGACAGGAGGTCGCCGGCGGCGGCGGACCTGGAGGGCGAGCTGGCCGGCGTGGCGGGCAGCTTCCGGCGGCTGGAGGTGGACTGA